The following are encoded together in the Lathyrus oleraceus cultivar Zhongwan6 chromosome 3, CAAS_Psat_ZW6_1.0, whole genome shotgun sequence genome:
- the LOC127127742 gene encoding F-box/kelch-repeat protein At3g23880 — MDPPPSQSRRPPSSPSSPPILPDELMAEVLSFLSVKSLMQMKCVSKFFNSLISDPAFIKMHLRRSARNPQLTLVSGKCVADFRFVILPISKFIENPLITLPEKHFYPLLDTHHYWLVGSCNGLLCFSHYSAFTGSYRDCWLNFYNPATNTISKKLGYFKDYCKHRYFFSRYAFGYDSLTDNYKVVAVRLVGDGEIGDGVSETQLRTEVRVFSLRDNVWRDIQGFPVGPLRLTLPSENHGVYLNGSLNWLALRNCYGADRFYHSNDITLDQFVIISLDLGAETHVQLMPPRGLEEVPLIEPTISVLVDSLCFCHDFKQTCLVIWQMREFGVGESWTQLYRIKYQNLQHIGCWLPLHISHNKNTLVLANRRELLAIYDWTNNTVEIITNKPRWAFCKDYVESLVPVP, encoded by the coding sequence ATGGATCCGCCACCGTCTCAATCTCGCCGTCCGCCCAGCTCGCCGTCGTCACCACCAATCCTCCCCGACGAACTGATGGCGGAAGTTCTCTCCTTCCTCTCCGTGAAATCTCTTATGCAAATGAAATGCGTAAGTAAGTTCTTCAACTCCCTCATTTCCGATCCCGCCTTTATCAAAATGCATCTTCGTCGATCTGCACGAAACCCTCAGCTCACACTTGTCTCAGGAAAGTGCGTAGCAGATTTCCGTTTCGTAATCCTCCCTATAAGTAAGTTTATCGAGAATCCTCTGATCACCTTACCCGAGAAACATTTCTATCCATTGTTGGACACTCATCATTATTGGTTGGTTGGTTCTTGTAATGGATTGCTTTGTTTTTCTCATTATTCTGCTTTCACTGGTAGTTATAGAGATTGCTGGCTCAATTTCTACAATCCAGCTACAAATACCATATCTAAGAAATTAGGGTATTTTAAGGATTATTGCAAGCATCGTTATTTCTTCTCTAGATATGCATTTGGTTATGATAGTTTAACTGACAATTATAAAGTAGTGGCGGTACGATTGGTTGGTGACGGTGAAATTGGTGACGGTGTAAGTGAAACTCAATTGAGAACAGAGGTGAGGGTTTTTAGTTTGCGTGATAATGTTTGGAGAGATATTCAAGGTTTTCCGGTTGGTCCTCTCCGGTTAACTCTTCCAAGTGAGAATCACGGTGTTTATTTGAATGGTAGTCTTAATTGGTTGGCGCTTCGGAATTGCTATGGTGCGGATAGGTTTTATCATAGCAACGATATTACTCTTGATCAATTTGTGATCATTTCGCTTGATCTGGGTGCTGAGACACATGTGCAGTTAATGCCTCCGCGGGGTTTGGAAGAAGTGCCGCTTATTGAGCCGACTATTTCTGTGTTGGTGGACTCTCTTTGTTTTTGTCATGATTTCAAACAAACTTGTTTGGTTATATGGCAGATGAGGGAGTTTGGGGTTGGAGAGTCTTGGACTCAACTCTATAGAATTAAGTATCAAAATCTTCAACACATTGGATGCTGGTTGCCATTGCACATTTCTCATAATAAGAATACTCTGGTATTGGCAAACAGGCGAGAGCTGCTAGCTATCTATGATTGGACAAATAATACAGTAGAGATAATTACCAATAAACCGCGGTGGGCCTTTTGCAAGGATTATGTTGAAAGTTTGGTTCCAGTTCCTTGA
- the LOC127127740 gene encoding F-box/kelch-repeat protein At3g23880, whose protein sequence is MNTQPETPPCDLCQSNPSSPSVILHDELIADIKSRLPVKLLMQMKCVCKFWKTLISHPSFIKMHLVRSEQNSYSYVVSHKKSKHDGDFIFVPFSVNHLLQNRSITFPNDPYYQLNDKDCRDVIGSCNGLVCLLGYSPSEHAQTEFWLRFWNPATRTISDKLGFFRDVKPEWGSWNFVFGYDNSTDTYKVVALNTANNRREVTVLSLGENVWRTIQSFPVVPSKLSSSDSRMYGGVYFSCTVNWLGTNPRNDKLFDDSVIISLNLSTETYTQMLPPSGFEIVIPLVVPSVCVLMNSLCFYHDAEGTHFVIWRMTEFGNDKSWTKLLKLDYHRNLRMNHKIELDFLALKIMPLHVSEDGDTIVFANNLESRAILYNRRTKRARKTRINKKICWFSMKGHVESLVSTS, encoded by the coding sequence ATGAATACCCAGCCAGAAACACCACCGTGTGACCTCTGTCAATCCAATCCATCATCGCCATCAGTCATCCTCCATGACGAGCTCATCGCCGACATCAAATCCCGTCTTCCTGTCAAACTTCTCATGCAGATGAAGTGCGTATGTAAGTTCTGGAAAACCCTCATCTCTCATCCTTCATTCATCAAAATGCACCTTGTTAGATCTGAACAAAATTCATACTCCTATGTCGTCTCTCACAAGAAATCCAAACATGACGGTGATTTCATTTTCGTACCATTTTCTGTTAATCATTTGTTACAAAACCGTTCCATCACCTTTCCTAACGACCCTTATTACCAATTGAATGATAAGGATTGTCGCGATGTCATTGGTTCCTGCAATGGATTGGTCTGCTTGCTCGGTTATTCTCCCTCCGAGCATGCGCAAACAGAATTCTGGCTCCGTTTCTGGAACCCTGCCACAAGAACAATTTCTGATAAATTAGGGTTTTTTCGTGATGTCAAGCCTGAATGGGGTTCATGGAATTTTGTGTTCGGTTATGATAACTCTACAGACACTTATAAGGTTGTAGCACTAAATACAGCTAATAACCGCCGAGAGGTGACAGTTTTGAGTTTGGGTGAAAATGTTTGGAGAACTATTCAAAGTTTTCCTGTTGTTCCCAGTAAGTTAAGTTCTTCTGATTCCAGAATGTATGGTGGTGTATACTTTAGTTGCACTGTTAACTGGTTGGGAACCAACCCTAGAAATGATAAACTTTTTGATGACTCCGTGATTATTTCGCTTAATCTAAGTACCGAGACATACACACAAATGCTCCCCCCTTCAGGTTTTGAGATAGTAATACCACTTGTAGTACCAAGTGTTTGTGTGTTGATGAATTCTCTTTGTTTTTACCATGATGCCGAGGGAACCCACTTTGTTATATGGAGGATGACAGAATTTGGAAATGATAAGTCTTGGACTAAACTACTCAAACTCGATTATCATCGCAATCTCCGAATGAATCATAAAATAGAACTTGATTTTCTGGCCTTGAAAATAATGCCATTGCATGTCTCTGAAGATGGTGATACAATAGTATTCGCAAACAACCTAGAAAGCCGGGCCATTCTCTATAACCGGAGAACTAAAAGAGCAAGGAAAACTAGAATTAACAAAAAGATATGTTGGTTCTCGATGAAGGGTCATGTCGAAAGCTTGGTGTCAACCTCTTGA